Part of the Neoarius graeffei isolate fNeoGra1 chromosome 15, fNeoGra1.pri, whole genome shotgun sequence genome is shown below.
agaatcctacattagacaagaatgggttaacattcctatccctaaacttgagcaacttgtctcctcagtccccagacgtttacagactgttgtaaagagaaaaggggatgtctcacagtggtaaacatggccttgtcccaacttttttgagatgtgttgttgtcatgaaatttaaaatcacctaatttttctctttaaatgatacattttctcagtttaaacatttgatatgtcctctatgttctattctgaataaaatatggaattttgaaacttccacatcgttgcattccgtttttatttacaatttgtactttgtcccaacttttttggaatcggggttgtatgttaaaTCAACATTCCACTCAGATAATGTTGAAACAACAttgaaatcaaaataaaaaaatcagtGGGTTTTCACTGGTATCATAACCAATTTTAAACCATAGTGATTGACTATGATATTGACAGATATTGCAATATATTGTGAAAATCATATCCAGCTTTACTGACAGccaggatctttttttttttttttttttattaaagcccaCCTCTGGCtttatgtttattaattaaaaattgAAAATGGAAAGTTGATTGATTGTAAACTAAAAATGCTCAATTTCCATATATTGAATGGATCAATTCATACACCTTCTTTTCCTCAAAGATAATAGCATGTCTATAATAGTCTTTTCAAAATATGAGAAATTTTCTCAGAATTATGACTTGGTATCTCCCATTCTCCCCTGGGTTGTGTGCAATATATTTCTCCCAAAGCAGTCTCCAAAtccaatgatctccaaaaggtacGTACCATAGTTTTAAGCTTTGCTGATTTGGTTATATTGCAGTGTATGATAAAGTCTACTCTCACCACATGGCACAAAGAAGCAGGATCAATGATCTGCTTATTTTTGGTATTAAGGGTCAAGGTTACAAGATAAATAAATCAATCTCTGCACCAGGAAGCCTCAGTCCACATCATGGAAGCAATATTCTgtcaaaatggcacagagacaccAGAAGCAATCAGAGCAGAGGTGTCAGGTAAGTGTAAAATAATTCAATTGACCTTTTTTTCAGAGATGTAATTTCAGATAACAAGCAGTGAAAAGCTCTGAGGGTGCATGGGTGCAGATTCACCGTTGTATCTATACTGAGGGTTTTTCATGCAACTCTTTTATTTGTCTCAGATTTCATTGCGCAAAGTGTACAGTACTTACTTTTATGAGTATCAGAGGTAGACTGCTCTATAATTAACCAGaattacatacagttaggtccataaatatttggacagagacaacatttttctaattttggttctgtacattaccacaaagaattttgaacaaaacaattcagatgcagttgaagttcagactttcagctttaattcagtgggttgaacaaaatgattgcatacaaatgtgaggaactaaagcattttttaaacacaatcccttcatttcaggggctcaaaagtaattggacaaattaaatcattgtaaataaaatgttcatttctaatacttggttgaaaaccctttgttggcaatgactgcctgaagtcttgaactcatggacatcaccagacgctgtgtttcctcctttttaatgctctgccaggcctttacttcagcggttttcagttgttgtttgtttgtgggcctttctgtctgaagtttagtctttaacaagtgaaatgcatgctcaattgggttgagatcaggtgactgacttggccattcaagaatattccacttctttgctttaacaaactcctgggttgctttggctttatgttttgggtcattgtccatctgtattatgaaacgccaaccaatcagtttggctgcatttggctggatttgagcacacagtatgtctctgaatacctcagaattcatccggctgcttctgtcctgtgtcacatcatcaataaacactagtgacccagtgccactggcagccatgcatgcccaagccatcacactgcctctgccgtgttttacagatgatgtggtatgctttggatcatgagctgtaccatgccttcgccatacttttttctttccatcattctggtagaggttgatcttggtttcatctgtccaaagaatgttcttccagaactgtgctggcttttttagatgttttttagcaaagtccaatctagcctttttattcttgaggcttatgagtggcttgcaccgtgcagtgaaccctctgtatttactttcatgcagtcttctctttatggtagatttggatattgatacgcctacctcctggagagtgttgttcacttggttggctgttgtgaaggggtttctcttcaccatggaaattattctgcgatcatccaccactgttgtcgtctgtgggtgtccaggtctttttgcattgatgagttcaccagtgctttctttctttctttctttctttctcaggatgtaccaaactgtagattttgccactcctaatattgtagcaatttcttggatgggtttttctgttttcgcagcttaaggatggcttgtttcacttgcatggagagctcctttgaccgcatgttttcttcacagcaaaatcttccaaatgcaagcaccacacctcaaataaactccaggccttttatctgcttaattgagaatgacataacgaaggaattgcccacacctgcccatgaaatagcctttgagtcaattgtccaattacttttggtccctttaaaaacagggtggcacatgttaaggagctgaaactcctaaatctttcatccaattttaatgtggataccctcaaatgaaagctgaaagtctggactttatgtccatgtccattatataactataacttgaatatgtttcagtaaacaggtaaaaaaacaaaatttgtgtcagtgtccaaatatatatggacctaactgtatttgagCAAACATAAGATATTGATATACACTCTGAAACATAAGTTTGTTGCATTTCCTCTCAGGGTgttgtggataaggtgccatatcataaatccagggacctgggttcaattctgaTCTGaagtcatttcctgtctctacactgtcctatccagtgaaaaaatctttaaaaaagaaaTGTGTTTCCTCTCATTTTTACTATTTTTGAATAATAATGAAGCCATTGACAAGTTTCAGAAATAAGCAGCTTTTACattaaaattaaataattttcCCAAACaaggaattgttttttttttttttgttaggaaatgcaggtgacagacagatggatgtaaaATCAGTCAAGCATTTTAAagacaaacaaatccaaaatgacAGGCATAGGAGTCTTGAGTGCAAACAAGTGCCAATGTGACAGTTTTGATGTAGAACTTGTATATGTAGGAGCCTCTTGGGTGAAGTTCCACCATAAAACTGGATGAGAAGATGCAGAGTGTGTGCATCATCAGGAATGTGTTaagaattttatatataaaatggttTTCATTGAATGCTTTTCTTAGTCACTGTAGAATTTCATACGAGTTATTTCATAGTGATAATATCTTCACTATGAGTCTACAATAGTAAAACTATGTGTGAGGAGTTGGTTTTTCAGTCTTATGGACTAGTCCTTTGTATTCATGAAGGTGCAATCCCGCTGTGGCTTCAGGGGACACTTCTACGCAATGGACCTGGCCTTTTCTCCATTGGGAATACGTCCTATAATCACTGGTTTGATGGAATGTCTCTCATTCACAGTTTCACTTTTAAGCATGGTAGGTTAATCCCCAAATAAATTTTTTGTGTTGTGGTATCTAGTAcccaggggcgtatcaagctttccaaaagtgggggtgttctggaatggggaagccatatcattagaaatcggtttatggctatatacacgcctggcgtgtacactgtgatgtactgtcaatgaccgatatgggaCTTTTTCatgtccatggatgcaaatgaaagggaggacagcagaaagcctataaatccagttgactccagccaagttctgcatttcatgcagagatctttcatgttgggttttggtgttgttactgccagggctatgtaattattcagtaagtgaaggcaaaaagtattgagtgatcattctaggtaacaggataatgttctataacagagatgtcagtattgctgcctacactggtatacactgatataaacaaaaccaaaaacttcacatagcccaagaagtcatacacagtgtatagatcatacaccataatgcataacagtttggactgggatcgctttgtgtgagcaggaggcatggctaatcagttcatgttggagaagcacagcatcctggaaggacctctttagtatagcattcaaataagatggggcagttcctgcttttaatgtctttaattattcaaactcgtgtacaaaacttgtttgcatcatgcattacatcaggcttaatgcataaaatttgaaaatgatgcaatagactacacatacagCAAACActtaacattactgtacaacaatttattgaacattcattcgatttgaaatgcctttaaatctcaattgaaaaactcttctaaaaagcgataagcagttataatgcatgaaaagtagacttggtacaaacacacacactcgtaataaaaaacttgcctcaactgactttacaactagtaactactattaacacaatcttttagggcatggcgcctgggacaactgtttgaactgTCTGCAGCTCtacagacagatactgtattactgagcgctttcggcacgctacacaaactggctattatattcacgcaactgctgattggtcgggtgagaaaaactgttttgagtccgttgcgtggctgttttttgtctaacgttatggcaatagtttacttccttgttacacattttatagtagctgtataattttcataatgatgtcattttaatctgacaaaagtgcgggggatgaaattgtgtttcaacaaaagtgggggggatgaaacgtacgcatcccccgcgggtgatagAGTACAGTggaggaaaaagccccccttaaggaaaattcagtttttctccaagttgaaatgaaccatgtgtttagttttaatcatagtttttgacaacagtgacatgaacaataatgccacctaaagtttgcctaaagttaatacttaatttttttttttaacaaaaacaaacattgtgccaagggggccttttacccccccagtggggtaaaaggccccctgaggtggggcaataggccccctcactcaaaaaaagctgtttggatagcaaaagtgtttacttaagcctataatgtgaaagaaacaagaaaatatccctgaattaatgaatagatgcattattttattatattttgcattttcatttcaatttttttaaatttcaattatttttaatattaagttcaaattacttgctttactcaaccaggtaagtgagatgttattaaaaactatgtatctgctattcagaaatgtatgaaatacagtaattatgataaaaggaaacgatgccccctgggggccatttaccccgccattaagggggcgttttaccccacagactacacttttacaaaaaagggtcttactttcaaaatgtgattcaactttttatacctaatgtatttttttttaacgtactgacttgtctactcataccacacacacagctgtgatatctgacgaaatagcagctatctaaatacagttttactgatatctgaaaattatatcacttaccatgaaatttgatttctctccactgcgttgctgatatgcgatccacagtggatatttgtatatccccattgtcaagccagtccatagcaacaatagaaatgtaactttgcgccatctgatggttattttgggtaaaacaggctgggggcgtattaccccacgggggcgtattaccccactctactctacgcCCCTGCTAGTAATACAGTGTGGTTtcatgctgaaagaaagaaactcATATGGCAACCTATTCTGGACATTCAGACTAGTTATGtgggtcctgttttttttttttttgccaggtgaTGTATATTACAGAAGCAAATTCCTCAGGAGTGATACTTACAAGAAAAACATTACTGCCAACAGGATCGTGGTGTCAGAATTTGGGACAATGGCCTACCCTGATCCTTGCAAGAATATATTCTCAAAGTAATTAAACCCATACTGAGTCATTTCTTTTTCTTgccgaaaaaagaaaaaaaaggatttgTCTTAATAATTCTTAACACCTTTTTTCAGAGCCTTCAACTACATGCTCAACATCATTCCAGATTTCACAGATaataacattgtgaacattataaGATATGGGGATGATTACTACACATCATCAGAAATAAACTACATCAACCAAATCAACCCAGTGACTCTTGACACTATAGGAAGAGTAAGTGCAAATGTtataatttccatccatccatccattatctatagacaCTTatcctacggggtcgcaggcaagctggagcctatcccagctgactacgtatgggcgagaggcggggatattacaatttcttgaattttttttttgagcatcAGCTCAAGTTTGGATCTGATTTGTGTTTTAAACTGTTTCAGGTCAATTACAGAAACTATATTGCCTTGAATCTGGCAACAGCACACCCTCATTATGATGATGAGGGAAATACCTATAACATGGGCACTGCTATCATGGCACTGAGTGGACCTAGTTATGTCATTTTCAAGGTGCCTGCGATGACATCAGATATAAAGGACGACAAACGTATGTAATTAATTGGCTCTAATTATTTGACTGACCTAAATGAATTTACAATAATATCCATTTTGTGCCATAGTGCTATTgaccttgattctgattggttggaaGGTGTTTTATGTAacagtagttctggctgtaaggcaaatcacaggttaaaATTTGTTTAAAGGTATTAAAAGTTTAGAGGTAGGGATTGCAATCATGCCTCTTTTAAATAACTATTTATGTTTAATATTTAAAACTAAAATATCTATTGAATGTTGACTTTATTATGCAAATAATCATGCAGACATACAGTACATAGATATTTATTATAATTATACACAATTataactatattattattattattattattattaaaccctGAATCATTTTATTTATAATGAATTAATTTATATATTATCTTAATTTATATATTATAGAAAAAAATCTTGCACTGGAGAACCTGCAAAAGATTTGCTCCATTCCTTTCTCCTCAAAACTCTACCCAAGCTACTTCCACAGCTTTGGGATGACGGAAAATTACTTTATCTTTGTTGAGCAGCCCTTGAAGCTGGACATCATCCGACTGGCCACAGCTTACTTCAGAGGAATCACCTGGGGCAAGTGCCTCAATTATGACCAGCATGGTGTTGTAAGCAAAGTTTTATATATTTCATATAAGTTTTAtataattcatcaatttcctcgtgATTGACATATAGAGatatatgtcacagttttggttctctatGTCTCCAGCtgcagctcgtatgaaaaatacaagtggtgtatttcccagtaaaacacttgtgtccattttTCAAGTTTTCAAGAAACTTTcaaagtgatatatatatatatatatatatatatatatatatatatatatatatatatatatatatatatatatatacacacacacacacacattactaatACTATTTAGAGTTGTTATTATTCAATGATATAGTACCTAGTACCTGAAACAGAAATGGACTTAATTGGGACTATGTGCTGACAGAGGCATATACCAGAAGACTTGCAGCAGACCAttggtgaacagcaattttcaattcTTGCCCCAAATTCTTAATCAAGTGGAGGTCTGGCATTTGAATTGGCTCTTCTAGAATATTAAATGTCTTGGTGTCTCTTCAGTGTAGCTTTATCAGTAGCAGTAGCAGATCATCTTTGTAAGGTGAACCTCTCTTGCAGACTATTGAGTTGCATTGTATTTAGATCCATCCATCTTGCTCTCAATTCTGACCAATTTCCTTGTCCCTAATGATGAAAAGCATCCCTATAGCAcaatgataccaccaccatgcttcactgtaggtatAGTGTTCTAAGAATGATGAGCAGGGTTGGGTTTCTTCCAAATGTACAGCAAGGCCAAAATGTATTGACAAAGAAAGGAATGTTTGTCGCAATTAAAAATGGCATCACTAAATGTTAGATATATCGTGTGGTGTAAATGGTAAAAACAATACATGGTAAAAACCCAGATTATATCCACTTCAATTTCACACTGTAACATTACTAAATTTGAAAAggttcatggtggtgtagtggttcagtgttcacgggtggcacggtggtgtagtgattagcactgttgcctcacagcaagaaggctctgggtttgagcccagcggctgatgatgaccttgagcaagggcacctaacccacaactactccctgggtgctgcagcataCCCacatgcccactgctctgggtgtgtgtgggtgtgtgtgtgtgtgtgctcattcctcacttgtgtgttcactgcttcagatggattaaatgcagaggttaaatttcactgtgcttaagtctgtgcttgagtgtacatgtgacaaataaaggcttcttggttttTTCTTCTTCACTGGGGATAAATGGGAAAGCTGTGgccctcatggttagagaagcatgggaccaaaaggtcaccagtttgatttcctaaaccagcaagaatggctgaagtgcccttgagcaaggcacctaacccccaactgctcataCTCAGACTGCTCTGAGTATAttatatgtcgctctggataagcacgtctgctaaatgccattaatgtaatgtaaatactgatacacttttttttgtttgcttcctTACAGACTCTGTTCCACATAATCAACAGGAAGACAGGGGTTGTGGTGAAAACTAAGTTCTATGGGGATGCATTTGTGGTTTTCCATCACATCAATGCCTACGAGGAGGATGGCCATGTGGTGTTTGACCTGATCACATATAAAGACAGCAGTCTCTATGACCTTTTCTACATTGATAACATGAAGCAGGATGCAGAGACATTCACCAAGATGAGTAAGGATTTTTCTCCACCAGTCTGTCAGAGATTTGTCATCCCTGTCAGTGCTGACCTCAAGGTAATTATCATCCATAATAATATACCCCTGGTCATTTTTTAAGACTTATCTCAAGTGTTCTTGTCTTGGCATTATAGGAAAATCCACTGGACAAGAACATTGTGACACTAGAGGACACATCAGCTACAGCAGTGTTACAGAAAGACGGTTCCTTGTACTGTACTCCAGAAACACTGTTTCATGGTAAGAATCACAGTGTTTGATTTGCTTGATTTATTTTAAGTAGCTTCACTGGTCAAGCAGTTTGAATATCATTGCAATAACGCTGTATTAAAATATGCTGATGTTTGGATATCAGATGTGCAGTGCAGTTTGTCTGGCTTCTCTACAGGTTTAGAGTTACCTGGCATCAACTACCACTACAATGGGAAGAAGTACAGATATTTCTATGGCTCTATGATGGAGTGGTCACCTCAGGCAAATAAGGTAATATGCACATAAATTCTGTACATCTTAAACTTTGTGTAGATATAGTTCACTTGACATAAATTGACATTTATCAATGTATGTTGTAAATCTGGCAGGAATTTTTAGTTCATTTTTGCCTATAAAAACATTTATGCATAATGTTCCTAAGTTGGTAATAAATGAGGCCTCATATCTGGTCAGTGGTTGCCCTATGGCACCTTTCCATTGATGGTGTAGATAGGCACTGACTTGTTATGTACAGGCTACTATCATTAATTGTATGACAGTTAGGTCGATCCAAATGATAAAATGGCCAGTGAAGGTAGGCCACTCACATCCTTGTCATTTTGAGACTGGACTATTGCAAGTTGCTCCTAGCAAGTCAACAACTGAGCACCATTCAACCTCTGCAACTGATCCAAAATCAACTGCAAATGCAACTGATCCAGAATCCAAGCTGCATGACTTGTTTTCAACCTTCCTCCCACATTACCCCATTGGTACATTCCTTCCATTGGTAACTGCCCACATCAGATTTGAAACAATGATGCTTGCCTACAAAGCCAAAAACGGACCAGCATCCACCTACCTTACAGCACTTTTCACGCCTCACACTGCAAACACTCCCTTTAATATCCTCTAGCACTGCTTGACTGGTTCCACCATCTCTGGTACAAGGAAGGCATGGATCAAGACTCTTCTCTGTTCTGGCACCTAGGTGGTGGAATGAATTTCCCCTCAATGTCTGAACAGATGAGTCACTGGTTTGAAACTTTCTTCAAATGACATCTGAAAACCtacctcttcctgaagtacttgTATCAGGATGCATTTACTGATACACCTCTGTCAAATGCCATAAATGCAAATTGAGTATAATCAATATAACCTAGAAAAGATGGTCAAAGTCAAAATCCCTCCTGCGTcaagacctggtcttcccaggcagtctcccatggcagtactaaccagtcttttaaggcgcattgggtggcAGCGATCTTGGTTTCTTTAGCTCTTCGGCCTCTcgcctgttacatagctagggttacagtggggggcttgtcctctggtaaccgtgggagtttgacttcctacttgcatctgtattgcagcatgccttgccaggtggcagtaggtaccatttttatgatggtctttggtatgaccaggTCATATCACAATCTCCCAGGCAAGAGgctgacacactaaccactaggccaactcacagtagaAAATATTGTACTGAGTGTATTTATTTACTGCTCCAAATATCAGTATCTGTATTCAATTTAAAACTGAAGTTGTGTGTGGTCAGTGATTTCTGGCTTTGACTGTTCCTCAACCTCAGTTCATAATTGGTCTCAACTAGAGATGTGCACTAAACCTCCTTGCTATATTTTCTAaagaatttacagtggtgcttgaaagtttgtgaaccctttagaattttctatatttccgcataaatatgacctaaaacatcatcagattttcacacaagtcctaaaagtagataaagagaacccagttaaacaaatgagacaaaaatattatacttggtcatttatttattgaggaaaatgatccaatattacatatctgtgaatggcaaaagtatgtgaacctctaggattagcagttaattggaaggtgaaattacagtcaagtgtttccaatcaatgggatgacaatcaggtgtgagtgggcaccctgttttatttaaagaacagggatctatcaaagtctgatcttcacaacacatgtttgtggaagtgtatcatggcacaaacaaaggagatttctgaggacctcagaaaaagcgttgttgatgctcatcaggctggaaaaggttacaaaaccatttctaaagagtttggactccaccaatccacagtcagacagattgtgtacaaatggaggaaattcaagaccattgttaccctccccaggagtggttgaccaacaaagatcactccaagagcaaggcgtgtaatagtcggcgaggtcacaaaggaccccagggtaacttctaagcaactgaaggcctctcccacattggctaatgttaatgttcatgagtccaccatcaggagaacacttggcaacaatggtgtacatggcagggttgcaaggagaaagccactgctctccaaaaagaacattgctgctcgtctgcagtttgctaaagatcacatggacaagccagaaggcaattggataccatttggatacaaaatgttttgtggacggatgagaccaaaatagaactttttggtttaaatgagaagcattatgtttggagaaaggaaaacactgcattccagcataagaaccttatcccatctgtgaaacatggtggtggtagtatcatggtttgggcctgttttgccgcatctgggccaggacagcttgccatcattgatggaccaatgaattctgaattataccagtgaattccaaaggaaaatgtcaggacatctgtccatgaactgaatctcaagagaaggtgggtcatgcagcaagacaatgaccctaagcacacaagttgttctaccaaagaatggttaaagaagaataaagttaatgttttggaatggccaagtgttAAGGGTGGCAatatgtggtgagttaggatccaatagcagaacacaaaccagaaaatccaatgaataaaaaatgatttaattaaagtccaaaaaaaagagtcaacaaacaaaaattgcaaaaataatccagacaacaatgaggtagacaaaaacaaagtgttaatatgaaaaaacatgaaaaatagttcagacaacaaccatagtgcaaaaaacaagaaaaaaagacaAACGTGAGcacaaaaaactgtggctaaggctaggcaaaacagagagcaaaaatcaggAAGCAAAAACTGGCACATAGCcaacatgagaaacagacaagacgttctggcaaagtccccttctgagaacagcctatttatacacagcagagcagaccaggaagtgaatgccggcaagatggaagtcccatcccggatccggattgcacTGAACTGGGAAATagtaaatctccagagtggaagtccagggcggATCATGACACCAAGTcagaagtcctgaccttaatccaattgaaatgttgtggaaggacctgaagtgagcagttcatgtgaggaaacccaccaacatcccagagttgaagctgttctgtatggaggaatgggctaaaattcctccaagcc
Proteins encoded:
- the bco1l gene encoding beta,beta-carotene 15,15'-dioxygenase — its product is MEAIFCQNGTETPEAIRAEVSGAIPLWLQGTLLRNGPGLFSIGNTSYNHWFDGMSLIHSFTFKHGDVYYRSKFLRSDTYKKNITANRIVVSEFGTMAYPDPCKNIFSKAFNYMLNIIPDFTDNNIVNIIRYGDDYYTSSEINYINQINPVTLDTIGRVNYRNYIALNLATAHPHYDDEGNTYNMGTAIMALSGPSYVIFKVPAMTSDIKDDKQKNLALENLQKICSIPFSSKLYPSYFHSFGMTENYFIFVEQPLKLDIIRLATAYFRGITWGKCLNYDQHGVTLFHIINRKTGVVVKTKFYGDAFVVFHHINAYEEDGHVVFDLITYKDSSLYDLFYIDNMKQDAETFTKMSKDFSPPVCQRFVIPVSADLKENPLDKNIVTLEDTSATAVLQKDGSLYCTPETLFHGLELPGINYHYNGKKYRYFYGSMMEWSPQANKIAKVDTSTKTHLEWTEEDYYPSEPKFVASPGAVDEDDGVILSSVISVNPEKPSFMLVLDAKTFQEIARASINGSVHLDLHGLFIPQESELK